In Rhopalosiphum padi isolate XX-2018 chromosome 3, ASM2088224v1, whole genome shotgun sequence, the genomic stretch atgaatgaaatattataaaagagaaATTTTACCAAATGTACAAGATGCCTAGAATTGGTGGATGCATAGATTGTAcacacataaaaatacaaaatcctGGAGGTCCTGATTCAGAAGTGTTCAGAAACGGAAaaggctatttttttttaaaattcaggtATGCATTAATTAGTTAGCAATTATCAAATAGTGGTTTTAAACCCAATTACAgagaaagtataaataattatttatttaaatattaaaataagttattttttatacctactgTTTATCTATACTATAGGCTGTTTGTGGACCATCAATGGAATTTTTAGATATAGTTGTAAGATGGCCAGGCAGTTACCatgatagttttatatttagtgGAAGTCATGCAAACAAATACTTTTCGGAAAGTATAGACCACATATTATTGCTTGGAGATGGaggtatgattatattatttatatttatatatttaatgtacttataatttaaatttatatttattttatagctaagcctttagacatttttttttttgttagatagttaactaatttaagaataaaatatcctgttttaatttctattctacaataaatatatctcatttttttcaataggtTATGCATGTAAACCTTATTTGTTTACACCTTTAAGAAACCCAGTAACACCATCAGagcgaaaatataataagtgtCAGATTAGAACAAGGAATATAATAGAAAGAACGTTTGGAATATGGAAAAGAAAATTTCCTTGTTTGAGAAGATGTCTTGCTAATACACCTGGTACaactgtaaatattattctttcttGTGCATTACTTCACAACATCTCTCGAAAATATCATCAATATAAAACACAGTGATGAAGAAGAGGAAGGCCTAGAAGAGGAAGATGGTGAAGTTGCTGGAGAAATTGACCAGTGTACTAGGACCTGCAGCAAGACAAGCATATATCATAaggcattttaattaaaaaaaaaaaaaaaatcattatatttatccatggtatttatatatttatttattcataaaagtaACAAAAACTTAAcccaatttactataatatcacaaaatatcacattattatatttaataaatatgtattggtattaatgaatttaagaaaaaaaaaaaagtacataatataataaacaaacaaaacaaatcAACTGATATATAAAAGTAACAACAACATAACTTCACTTAGGTAtgggtaataaatattataagcattttaatttaactaaataataataataagcataaaaaataaaataattatatttaaataatattttctttaac encodes the following:
- the LOC132925542 gene encoding putative nuclease HARBI1, encoding MEFLDIVVRWPGSYHDSFIFSGSHANKYFSESIDHILLLGDGGYACKPYLFTPLRNPVTPSERKYNKCQIRTRNIIERTFGIWKRKFPCLRRCLANTPGTTVNIILSCALLHNISRKYHQYKTQ